A region of Colletotrichum higginsianum IMI 349063 chromosome 10, whole genome shotgun sequence DNA encodes the following proteins:
- a CDS encoding C6 finger domain-containing protein, whose amino-acid sequence MVTATGSPERAVAAGRAQQQPLLGDKGLGGGGACATPTHTPPLPPPPFTSMSPPNPPRPNPNPNPSTTPIYQRGSATWRPQRERIATTPTKPSSSPSPSIDAFERHSVTTQQSPTAKSRLACLVAFIYRSAQSRESHPAMAEALLGLAPSYGDAPSNKPSIARPDDLPAQLRRDLELKKTPTRCEHVLVTLEVPSTVEFAIRETDTEAPEANDPALAGVPTRIVDGQPVKVVRAYETIISQPHDNPAIQRSVAKHIVGLLSTADESTWVVREVSRGQYGWTFTYICKDSVAMWNRQVGKTANKALVGEYSQKELEPVISGRPAFDCRGTLTIAFSKNSRTINIKYEHTPFHKTVGEMIEHFRPLPPAAPPASLIPACDKPKKAKTPRKRKSEANGDGTPSQPKKKRRKTKSEAAAAANGQGAQEEAAGNDPSTATVLTKADAAVQSGVHLHAVLDVPPAEAARRREVAIRLLSDSGVDPESLSTEQFSIFANQSPDLQKESLAMLAKYGAERLRIVHPSNVNPASSTSALPTSDQPAAKAGTADDPASLLESPTPTKKRRPRKSKAAASDAEEEELIPAPAGTPLRQVSRGSCIACRRAKTKCDRAKPTCSLCEEEGVGCQYPLVKKQAAKKKEEKSSVLVDDDQDETEAEAEPEPEPEAAPESEPEPAPETETAPETEAETEEQEPDDIETIDYTSNMPVANMITPAAETPSQDYFNSGHNQLSYTHTASNDMGMSQSVSSYPETLVSVSYAEPSSLTDTTAVYTHTNADTANLVQPADTRNVGQSQAATAGSLGYHHQPATKSPQTTGNSPTNTRRSLPSGIPQQQQPITESAVPLPNYAQNWQSMSPAKPTNTVSSSMSARQHRSRKSVQIPTPSAVSQQSAAANDTTQQIAAQAAMHQQQQQQQHRPSPTQGVAQVAQAPRVVSPFQAPVQTVRAKSRAGHRTSTRTPVNEQRPSQSHHTVQPSTTRGTLDTTYNNSDTHSLGSVSNYNTYGAKYPSAGGNTLAEADTKLAYQPYAPQTTSAAPSAYTSYDHGRSSMTPQNNTSNLSYTPSNNPRSGQMYNSQPQSQSRHNTQQPYRDDTATETPTTNPYAQSSPEVQQQQQQQQQQQQPRQQSSTLQSFNMRNAATASQAMPSTRHKSQQQHQQQNHQQQQQPSQSYGSYSSQTQQQPTQSDQHSWYGFGSGTNTSFPSANVSGGYAARGGASINYGTSSSSGNQAYQQQQHHHHQNSDGMPNHSYAGDDNDMYELLKNSLHGPGR is encoded by the exons ATGGTCACAGCCACGGGCTCGCCCGAGCGTGCTGTGGCGGCCGGTCGagcacagcagcagcccctgCTTGGGGACAAGGGCTTGGGGGGTGGTGGAGCTTGCGCCACACCTACGCACACTCCACCCTTGCCTCCTCCACCTTTCACGTCCATGTCCCCGCCGAACCCACCCCGTCCTAATCCCAATCCCAATCCCAGTACCACTCCCATTTACCAACGCGGTTCCGCGACATGGCGCCCCCAGCGCGAGCGAATCGCAACGACTCCGACCAAaccatcgtcatcgccgtcgccgtccatCGATGCCTTCGAGCGGCACTCGGTCACTACCCAGCAATCCCCGACCGCCAAGTCGCGACTGGCATGCCTCGTTGCCTTCATTTATCGCAGCGCACAGTCCCGAGAGTCGCACccggccatggccgaggcctTGCTGGGCCTGGCGCCCTCGTATGGCGACGCGCCGAGTAACAAACCCTCCATCGCACGCCCCGACGACCTCCCAGCCCAGCTCCGCCGCGATCTCGAACTCAAAAAGACCCCCACGCGATGCGAACATGTCCTCGTCACGCTCGAGGTGCCGTCCACCGTCGAGTTCGCCATCCGTGAGACCGACACCGAAGCGCCCGAGGCCAACGATCCCGCCTTGGCTGGCGTCCCAAcccgcatcgtcgacggccagccCGTGAAGGTTGTGCGCGCCTACGAGACCATCATCAGCCAGCCCCACGACAACCCTGCAATCCAGCGATCTGTTGCCAAACACATTGTTGGCCTGTTGTCGACAGCAGACGAGAGTACCTGGGTCGTCCGGGAGGTCTCGCGTGGCCAGTACGGTTGGACCTTCACCTATATCTGCAAGGACTCTGTCGCCATGTGGAACCGCCAGGTCGGCAAGACGGCAAACAAGGCTCTCGTTGGAGAGTATAGTCAGAAGGAGCTGGAACCCGTCATCTCAG GCAGACCGGCGTTTGATTGTCGCGGCACTCTTACCATCGCCTTCTCCAAGAACTCGAGAACAATCAACATCAAGTACGAGCACACGCCCTTCCACAAGACCGTCGGCGAGATGATTGAGCATTTCCGGCCGCTGCCCCCTGCAGCACCACCGGCTTCCCTCATCCCCGCTTGCGACaagccgaagaaggccaagaccccgaggaagaggaagagcgAGGCGAATGGGGATGGAACGCCCAGTCAACccaagaaaaaaaggaggaagacgaagtcGGAGgccgcggctgcggcgaACGGTCAAGGTGCGCAAGAAgaggccgccggcaacgaccCGTCAACGGCCACCGTCTTGaccaaggccgacgccgccgtgcaAAGTGGCGTTCACTTACATGCTGTCCTCGATGTGCCtccggccgaggccgcccggCGTCGTGAAGTTGCCATTAGACTCCTCAGCGACAGCGGTGTCGATCCGGAGAGTCTTTCTACCGAGCAGTTCAGCATCTTCGCCAACCAGTCTCCGGATCTCCAGAAAGAATCCCTTGCCATGTTGGCCAAGTACGGCGCCGAGAGGCTTCGGATTGTGCATCCCAGCAATGTCAACCCGGCATCGTCAACAAGCGCACTACCCACGTCTGACCAACCTGCCGCCAAAGCGGGGACTGCTGACGATCCCGCATCATTGTTGGAATCCCCTACCCCCACCAAGAAAAGACGCCCGCGAAAGTCCAAGGCGGCGGCTagcgatgccgaggaggaagagctgATCCCGGCTCCCGCGGGCACTCCGCTAAGGCAAGTCTCGAGAGGTTCCTGCATTGCTTGCAGAAGAGCAAAGACCAAG TGCGACCGAGCCAAGCCTACTTGCTCTTTGTGTGAGGAAGAGGGCGTCGGGTGTCAATACCCCCTTGTCAAAAAACAGGCGGCCaaaaagaaggaggagaagtcGTCGGTACTGgtggacgacgaccaagacgaGACTGAAGCGGAAGCCGAACCTGAACCAGAACCCGAGGCTGCGCCGGAGTCGGAGCCCGAGCCTGCTCCCGAGACGGAGACTGCCccggagacggaggcggaAACTGAAGAGCAGGAGCCCGACGACATCGAGACCATCGATTACACGTCCAATATGCCCGTCGCCAACATGATTACTCCAGCCGCCGAGACTCCCAGCCAGGACTACTTCAACTCTGGCCACAATCAACTGTCATATACGCACACTGCTTCCAACGACATGGGCATGTCTCAGAGTGTGTCCTCGTATCCGGAGACCTTGGTCAGCGTGAGTTACGCGGAGCCGTCATCTCTTACCGATACTACAGCAGTCTACACTCACACAAACGCGGATACGGCGAATTTGGTTCAGCCCGCCGATACGAGGAACGTGGGTCAATCACAGGCGGCTACTGCCGGCAGTCTTGGTTATCATCATCAGCCTGCGACCAAGAGTCCTCAGACGACGGGAAACTCTCCTACTAATACACGCCGCAGCTTGCCATCCGGGAttccgcagcagcagcaacccaTCACCGAGAGCGCCGTTCCGCTCCCAAACTACGCGCAGAACTGGCAGAGCATGTCACCGGCCAAGCCGACAAACACGGTGTCGTCATCCATGTCGGCGCGGCAACATCGGTCGCGCAAGTCAGTTCAGATACCTACACCAAGCGCTGTCAGTCAGCAGTCGGCGGCCGCCAATGATACTACGCAACAGATTGCAGCCCAAGCCGCCAtgcatcagcagcagcagcagcagcagcatcggcCATCTCCCACGCAGGGAGTAGCTCAAGTCGCCCAAGCACCGCGAGTTGTCTCGCCGTTCCAAGCGCCCGTGCAGACGGTTCGAGCTAAGAGTCGAGCCGGCCATCGAACGTCAACCCGTACACCCGTCAacgagcagcggccgagTCAGTCTCATCACACTGTCcagccgtcgacgacccGAGGAACGCTTGATACCACATACAACAATAGCGACACTCATTCTTTGGGCAGTGTTTCCAACTACAATACCTATGGCGCGAAATACCCGAGTGCAGGGGGCAACACCTTGGCGGAAGCAGACACGAAACTGGCGTATCAGCCGTACGCGCCGCAGACCACCTCTGCAGCCCCGTCGGCATACACGTCATACGACCACGGCAGAAGCAGCATGACGCCCCAGAACAATACTAGCAACCTGTCATATACCCCGAGCAATAATCCGCGGTCCGGGCAGATGTACAACTCCCAACCCCAATCCCAATCTCGCCACAACACGCAGCAACCTTATAGAGATGACACGGCCACCGAAACGCCTACTACAAACCCGTACGCGCAGTCCTCGCCGGAAgtacagcagcagcagcagcaacagcagcaacaacaacaaccacgaCAACAGTCCTCTACGCTGCAGTCGTTCAACATGCGAAACGCGGCAACGGCTAGCCAAGCCATGCCATCCACAAGACACAAaagccagcagcaacatcagcaacaaaaccaccagcagcagcagcaaccgTCTCAGTCGTACGGCTCGTACTCGTCTCAAACGCAGCAACAGCCTACGCAATCGGACCAGCACAGCTGGTATGGTTTCGGATCGGGCACGAATACATCGTTCCCATCGGCGAATGTCTCGGGAGGATACGCGGCTAGAGGCGGCGCTTCCATCAACTACGGCACTAGCTCGAGCAGCGGCAATCAGGCataccagcagcagc
- a CDS encoding Duf221 domain-containing protein has protein sequence MSTLDDLQSGQDNRGEALGDESGSSISGLVSTLAVCAPIAGAYLVIFLILRRSQRRFYAPRTYLGSLRESERSPSLPSGIFNWFAHFWKIPDIYALKHQSLDSYLFLRFLRICATICLVGLIMTWPVLFPVNATGGGTAQQLDILTYSNIDVTVSSGLNRLYAHALIGWLFYGFVMYLIMRECIFYINLRQAFLLSPTYAKRISSRTVLFTSVPDAYLDEAKFKKLFSESIKRVWITGDTEKLDELVEERDKVAMKLEKAQVKLIKLANAARLKAVKNGASADKTPSAQDTESGDAAARWIPQKKRPTHRLGLLGLIGRKVDTIEWCRAELQRLIPAVDAAQADYRAGKYKKIPAVFAEFYTQSDAQAAFQVTTHHQALQMTPKYIGIQPTEVIWKSLRVSWWQKVVRRYAVIAFIAALIIFWAIPVTLVGIISQVSYLEKVSFLTWLQKIPDVIMGVVSGLLPSVALAVLMSLVPVIMRLCAKLSGEPSDSRVELFTQNAYYWFQLIQVFLITTISGSAIATIQAIAENPGSIFGTLSTALPKSYSFYISYFIVQGITLAVGVLTQVVAFAIFVAVLKFLTNTPRALYQKWSTLAAISWGSVLPVYTTIAVISITYAIIAPLMLFFSTIGMGLFYLSYRYNILFVTDTRIDTRGLLYPRALKQLFAGVYLAEICLIGLFAVSVAIGPLVLMIVFLIFSVLFHLTMNSVLDPLMYTLPRTLQVEEESLSAEIEGMDRKDSGRGVSEEQNGDSSNLFKKIPNIKKFSPGGEENTVEKGGNIVTRFLKPWIFADYITLRQLVPHDAATIDEMYPGAIQDNAYYPPSVSSLPPLLWIPEDSAGVSKYEIAQTSKIIPITDEGCQLDEKNKLVWDSEGARPPIWDEKIYY, from the exons ATGTCGACCCTCGACGATCTCCAGAGCGGCCAGGACAATAGGGGTGAGGCTCTCGGCGATGAGTCGGGCAGCTCCATCTCCGGTCTGGTCAGCACTCTAGCCGTCTGCGCCCCTATTGCCGGCGCCTACCTCGTTATCTTCCTTATCCTTCGCCGGAGCCAACGTCGATTCTATGCGCCGCGAACCTACCTTGGCAGTTTGCGTGAAAG TGAACGATCGCCGAGCTTGCCCAGCGGCATCTTCAACTGGTTTGCTCACTTCTGGAAGATCCCCGACATATACGCTCTCAAGCACCAGTCCCTCGACTCCTATCTCTTTCTTCGCTTCCTCCGTATCTGCGCCACCATCTGCTTGGTCGGCCTCATCATGACCTGGCCCGTCCTGTTTCCCGTCAATGCTACGGGCGGAGGAACGGCCCAGCAGCTTGACATCCTGACGTACAGCAACATCGACGTGACCGTCTCCTCCGGCCTTAACCGCTTGTACGCCCACGCCCTCATCGGTTGGCTCTTCTACGGCTTCGTCATGTACCTCATCATGCGCGAGTGCATCTTCTACATCAACCTGCGCCAGGCCTTCTTGCTCTCCCCGACCTACGCCAAGCGCATCTCGTCGCGCACAGTTCTCTTCACTTCGGTCCCCGACGCCTacctggacgaggccaagtTCAAGAAGCTCTTCAGCGAGTCGATCAAGAGGGTCTGGATCACCGGCGACACCGAGAAGCTCgatgagctcgtcgaggagcgcGACAAGGTTGCCATGAAGCTCGAAAAGGCCCAAGTCAAGCTTATCaagctcgccaacgccgcgcGCCTCAAGGCTGTCAAGAACGGCGCATCTGCCGACAAGACCCCTTCCGCCCAGGACACCGAGTCTGGCGATGCCGCTGCTCGCTGGATCCCCCAGAAGAAGCGTCCGAcccaccgcctcggcctgctgggTCTCATCGGCAGAAAGGTCGACACAATCGAATGGTGCCGCGCCGAGCTTCAACGCTTGATCCCCGCCGTCGATGCTGCCCAAGCCGACTACCGTGCCGGGAAGTACAAGAAGATCCCCGCTGTCTTCGCCGAGTTTTACACCCAGTCGGATGCTCAGGCCGCGTTCCAGGTCACGACCCATCACCAGGCCCTTCAGATGACGCCCAAGTACATCGGAATCCAGCCCACCGAGGTCATCTGGAAGTCCCTCCGTGTCTCGTGGTGGCAAAAGGTCGTCCGGCGAtacgccgtcatcgccttcatcgccgccctcatcATCTTCTGGGCCATCCCCGTCACCCTTGTCGGTATCATCTCGCAGGTGTCCTACCTCGAGAAGGTGTCCTTCCTGACCTGGCTCCAAAAGATCCCCGATGTCATCATGGGCGTCGTGTCCGGCCTGCTTCCCAGTGTCGCCTTGGCCGTTCTCATGTCGCTGGTCCCCGTCATCATGCGCCTCTGCGCCAAGCTCTCTGGCGAGCCCTCGGACTCCCGCGTCGAACTCTTCACCCAGAACGCCTACTACTGGTTCCAGCTGATCCAGGTCTTCCTGATAACAACCATCTCCGGATCGGCCATCGCGACGATCCAAGCCATCGCCGAAAACCCCGGTTCCATCTTCGGTACCCTGTCCACGGCGTTGCCCAAGTCGTACAGCTTCTACATCAGCTACTTCATCGTTCAGGGCATCACCCTCGCGGTTGGCGTCTTGACTCAGGTGGTCGCTTTCGCCATCTTCGTGGCCGTGCTCAAGTTCCTCACCAACACGCCCAGAGCGCTCTACCAGAAGTGGTCCACGCTGGCGGCGATCTCTTGGGGAAGCGTCCTCCCCGTCTACACAACCATTGCGGTCATTA GCATTACGTATGCCATCATCGCACCTCTCATGCTGTTCTTCTCGACGATTGGTATGGGGTTGTTCTACCTCTCGTACCGCTACAACATCTTGTTCGTCACCGACACCAGGATCGACACTAGGGGCCTCCTGTACCCCCGCGCCCTCAAGCAGCTCTTCGCCGGCGTTTACCTGGCCGAGATCTGCCTGATTGGTCTTTTCGCCGTGTCGGTCGCCATTGGACCTCTCGTCCTCATGATCGTCTTCTTGATCTTTTCCGTCCTGTTCCACCTTACGATGAACAGCGTGCTGGACCCTCTCATGTACACACTCCCCAGAACGCTgcaggtggaggaggagtctCTGAGCGCCGAGATTGAGGGCATGGACCGCAAGGACTCGGGCCGAGGCGTTTCGGAGGAGCAGAACGGCGACTCGAGCAACCTGTTCAAGAAGatccccaacatcaagaagttcagccccggcggcgaggagaacaCTGTCGAGAAGGGCGGAAACATTGTGACTCGGTTCCTCAAGCCCTGGATCTTTGCCGACTACATCACGCTCCGCCAGTTGGTCCCCCACGACGCGGCCACCATCGACGAAATGTACCCCGGCGCCATCCAAGACAACGCCTACTACCCTCCTTCGGTCTCGAGCTTGCCTCCTTTGCTTTGGATCCCCGAGGACTCTGCGGGAGTTTCCAAGTACGAGATTGCGCAGACGAGCAAGATCATCCCCATCACGGACGAGGGATGCCAGCtggacgagaagaacaagCTCGTGTGGGACTCGGAGGGCGCAAGACCCCCGATCTGGGACGAGAAGATTTACTACTAA
- a CDS encoding CHY zinc finger domain-containing protein: protein MISLTKQGGNTHQQAVPRPRTDRVVPKPVPEAQSKDPRGYQLGQLRKRYSPRESTAADGTTTTLVFRIKPSDPDFPFELEHLECELAVPGDYPEAVPVLRVRNSDIPRGFGINIERGWDRLVHERRGATLLSLTYALDKNLESFLSEQEVATVKLVNFNKDAKDTRHLEPSTSSVAAAVAAGASSSAPSPAAQTARAPSPVPAPVRHYTPEEYFTKEEMAAAKARRAQETRQLETRMGRLSLYRRSPDGIVYTLPLEPRRRAELPSGLQGVKTVHLIVPLLYPLQPLRIQLNECDSQAAEPLEEFYVQKAAEQKQMTLTSHLNYLAQNMHVLAKQALAPPKRDVQAADPAPAPETDAKEKAKTAATATADDDRSHIKFIPRPPEWGRARGAEGGDTSDDDDDDSSSSGQNTEDDSDEGGGAGLDVEPPGLASGLTPERGTAISFPTIELHSIELFQVSILNLSVKCSRCKTINEITGLRHEVPQTASCRKCAAGFAAQFRQQLVHANSTRAGFVDLTGCTVADMLPSTFVPVCAKCSTPSQGLVSVRGDATTNVCRTCHGRFTFKIPAVKFLAISAGGLAAPTTGPVKKAEKLGLHAGTPLPDRGACGHYKKSYRWFRFSCCARVHPCDRCHDEAENHVNEWANRMVCGWCSREQRYSPEACGFCGRSVIGRKGKGFWEGGKGTRDRKLMSRKDPRKFKRVGGGEASKKKD from the coding sequence ATGATCTCCCTCACAAAACAGGGCGGCAACACCCACCAGCAGGCCGTCCCCCGGCCCCGCACCGACCGCGTGGTCCCCAAGCCCGTCCCGGAGGCCCAGTCCAAGGATCCCCGCGGCTACCAGCTCGGTCAGCTGCGCAAGCGGTACTCGCCCCGTGAGTCCACCGCTGCcgacggcaccaccaccaccctgGTCTTCCGCATCAAACCCTCGGATCCAGATTTCCCCTTTGAGCTGGAGCACCTCGAGTGCGAGCTCGCCGTGCCCGGGGACTATCCCGAGGCCGTCCCCGTGCTGCGCGTGCGCAACAGCGACATCCCCCGCGGCTTCGGCATCAACATCGAGCGCGGATGGGACAGGCTTGTCCACGAGCGCCGGGGCGCTACCTTGCTCTCCCTCACCTACGCCCTCGACAAGAACCTCGAGAGCTTTCTGTCCGAGCAGGAGGTGGCCACCGTCAAGCTTGTGAATTTCAACAAGGACGCCAAGGACACCCGCCATCTCGAACCCTCAACCTCGTCCGTAGCCGCAGCCGTAGCCGCCGGTGCGTCGTCTTCCgctccgtcgccggccgcccAGACCGCCAGAGCAccgtcccccgtccccgCCCCCGTCAGGCATTATACGCCCGAGGAGTACTtcaccaaggaggagatggccgccgccaaagccCGGCGCGCGCAGGAGACGCGCCAGCTCGAGACCCGCATGGGACGCCTGTCCCTGTACCGCCGCTCGCCGGACGGCATCGTCTACACCCTCCCCCTCgagcctcgccgccgcgccgagctGCCATCGGGTCTCCAGGGCGTCAAGACGGTGCATCTCATCGTGCCGCTGCTCTACCCGCTGCAGCCGCTGCGCATCCAGCTCAACGAGTGCGACTCGCAAGCCGCCGAGCCGCTCGAGGAGTTCTACGTgcagaaggcggccgagcaGAAGCAGATGACTCTCACGAGCCATCTGAATTATCTCGCGCAGAACATGCACGTCCTTGCCAAGCAGGCTCTGGCGCCGCCCAAACGCGACGTCCAGGCAGCAGatccggcgccggctcccgAAACGGATGCAAAGGAAAAGGCAAAAACCGCGGCTACGGCTACGGCAGATGACGACCGGAGCCACATCAAATTCATCCCGAGACCCCCGGAATGGGGCCGTGCTCGCGGCGCCGAAGGCGGCGATACGTcggacgacgatgacgacgacagTAGCAGCAGCGGACAGAACACGGAAgacgactcggacgaaggcggcggcgccggcctcgacgttgaACCGCCCGGTCTCGCCTCGGGTCTCACTCCCGAGAGGGGCACGGCCATCTCGTTCCCGACCATCGAGCTCCACAGCATCGAGCTCTTCCAGGTGTCGATCCTCAACCTCAGCGTCAAATGCTCGCGCTGCAAGACCATCAACGAGATCACGGGGCTGCGGCACGAGGTGCCGCAGACGGCGAGCTGCCGCAAGTGCGCGGCCGGGTTCGCGGCGCAGTTCCGGCAGCAGCTCGTGCACGCCAACTCGACGCGCGCGGGCTTCGTCGACCTCACGGGCtgcaccgtcgccgacatgCTGCCCAGCACCTTCGTCCCCGTGTGCGCCAAGTGCTCGACGCCCAGCCAGGGCCTCGTCTCGGTCCGCGGCGACGCCACCACCAACGTCTGCCGCACCTGCCACGGCAGGTTCACCTTCAAGATCCCCGCCGTCAAGTTCctcgccatctcggccggcggcctcgcggcgccgacgacgggccccgtcaagaaggccgagaagctgggccTGCACGCCGGCACCCCGCTGCCGGACCGCGGTGCCTGCGGCCACTACAAGAAGAGCTACCGCTGGTTCCGCTTCTCGTGCTGCGCGAGGGTGCACCCGTGCGACCGGTGccacgacgaggccgagaaccaCGTCAACGAGTGGGCGAACCGCATGGTGTGCGGCTGGTGCAGCCGCGAGCAGCGGTACTCGCCCGAGGCGTGCGGCTTCTGCGGCCGGAGCGTCATCGGgcgcaagggcaagggcttctgggagggcggcaagggcaCGCGGGACCGCAAGCTCATGAGCCGCAAAGACCCGAGGAAGTTCAAGagggtgggcggcggcgaggcatcgaagaagaaggactAG